From a single Miscanthus floridulus cultivar M001 chromosome 8, ASM1932011v1, whole genome shotgun sequence genomic region:
- the LOC136469011 gene encoding predicted GPI-anchored protein 58: MPGCPASPAAPPPPHPMWPTATACPAAPHPATTATPRAPDPRLPEEEGGGAGHRRSPTPSLASTRWRCPTPATPPTHAHRPARPEEEENLHAIRWPPKKEEDPAPPANPIHAVRRARPHSEQKVGEREEEEKGNMRREEAEKRGGGGAPPQPLDTAPATTLAPSAASDVPPTSREEHIRGDSATPILFVGVAGLPAQHRLVTAPTRHCPASLTPPPP, translated from the exons ATGCCCGGCTGCCCCGCGAGCCCCGCCGCCCCACCACCGCCTCACCCCATGTGGCCCACCGCCACTGCGTGCCCCGCTGCCCCGCACccggccaccaccgccaccccaCGCGCCCCTGACCCCCGGCTGccagaggaggagggaggaggagcaggccaccGGAGGAGCCCCACCCCATCGCTCGCCTCAACCCGCTGGAGGTGCCCCACCCCAGCCACGCCGCCCACCCACGCCCACCGGCCGGCCCgccccgaggaggaggagaacctcCACGCCATCCGTTGGCCACCGAAGAAGGAGGAGGACCCTGCGCCACCCGCCAACCCCATCCACGCTGTCCGCCGTGCCCGCCCCCATTCTGAGCAGAAGGTGGGAGAAAGGGAGGAAGAGGAAAAGGGGAACATGAGAAGAGAGGAGgccgagaagagaggaggaggaggtgccccacCTCAGCCCCTTGACACCGCCCCGGCCACGACCCTTGCCCCGTCTGCGGCCTCTGACGTCCCTCCGACGTCCAG agaagagcacATCAgaggggactcggcgaccccgatcctcttcgtcggcgttgcgggtctgcctgcacaacATCGCCTCGTCACTGCCCCAACTCGCCattgccccgctagcctgactccaccaccaccctag